A single region of the Chloroflexota bacterium genome encodes:
- a CDS encoding VCBS repeat-containing protein, whose protein sequence is MTKPFVLMVMLLVLVGARAATDMARAGRSACAPLSLDMTPRQFEDADAPNQPVHGLLSFLDLLTEAQEVRLSEAAKTVLERHTRSHAWMARMAVEDEWAYSLAQVVSSRSGPNAIPLSHDLTALSCTNLANWQCVETRPGLSLCRANNICVVKVDLNNNSLRPRVAIAASGGTQWLSSIASSAGALAAINGDYFSGCPDTVPPLNCGEGLTFVDGIDYTDYTGNEWQNRRSLGFNDNYDPNIGWPSEQGGNRRQLLGGGPQVTFGGEYRWRCWYQSYNTEGNCTCQNNTVVINDELFSCSANNWWNRPQSFIGFSDDRNTLYLAKSEPGYNKTPHEMHDVLWVLGARYSLKLDGGDSSGLYFNDGGYQFAWNSNRAVANAWVIVPSAAPPPPPDCPQSGGVILYKHNNYNCGGEGEGSGYVMRSSTGWQNVPGSFNDQASSVRVPSGWSVKLYEHSDRGGGSVCRGGDDSDFAGDTFENGVGLNDNVSSFEVFDNSNCGSAPPCNPNPDQVALYADPNYGGTCKILGIGEYPNPGAMGFANDSVSSIRVGSNVKAVLCRDDNYAGGCEEFAADDPDLSNNSIGDNQVSSAKVQPRTQPRPDLRPYAPPGYPYPVVPSSVPGTHEVNSLYANQPTYFDWHFINSGDATASGDFHVELWVDTTRYVRYPYSNYCAGCSGGFDDWSETINTSGWHTVRLIADPDNTVSESDESNNVWERQFYWEGPSQPDLIVQSISISPANPSVNQPIVMTVVIKNQGTGTATLPEGLKQEQRLRPEGGPDQSDTTTSANFWTDLYLDRQPTGVGDYNSIYYWTTGSLAPNETAVLQYTHPGFSTPDSHFLYAQVDSGGSIAESNEGNNIYGPTYFTVSSQGQAREWADLDADGKRDLVLWRPSNGTWYALKSSAGYAYGSSFTRSWGKSGDVPISGDLDGDGKMDLVLWRPSNGTWYALKSSAGYAYTSSFTRGWGKNGDVPVSGDLDGDGKMDLVLWRPSNGTWYALKSSAGYAYTSSFTRTWGKNGDVPVGGDLDGDGKMDLVLWRPSNGTWYALKSSAGYAYGSSFTRGWGKSGDIPL, encoded by the coding sequence ATGACGAAGCCATTTGTCTTGATGGTAATGCTCCTGGTGTTGGTAGGCGCTCGCGCAGCCACAGACATGGCACGAGCAGGTAGATCAGCCTGCGCGCCTCTCTCACTTGACATGACTCCGAGGCAATTCGAGGACGCTGATGCGCCGAACCAGCCAGTTCACGGCCTGCTCTCCTTCCTTGATCTGCTCACTGAGGCGCAGGAAGTCCGCCTCAGTGAGGCAGCTAAGACCGTGCTGGAGAGGCATACCCGCTCACATGCATGGATGGCCAGAATGGCTGTGGAAGATGAGTGGGCCTACTCTTTAGCCCAGGTTGTAAGCTCTCGATCGGGGCCGAATGCCATTCCACTTTCCCATGATTTGACTGCCCTCAGTTGTACCAATCTAGCGAATTGGCAGTGTGTTGAAACTCGTCCGGGTCTTTCCCTATGCAGAGCTAACAATATCTGCGTAGTTAAAGTGGATCTCAACAACAATAGTCTCCGCCCTCGTGTAGCGATCGCGGCCAGCGGTGGTACACAGTGGCTGAGTTCCATCGCCTCCAGTGCGGGAGCACTGGCCGCTATCAATGGCGACTATTTCAGCGGCTGCCCAGATACAGTTCCACCACTTAACTGTGGAGAGGGGTTGACATTTGTCGACGGTATAGATTACACTGACTATACTGGTAATGAGTGGCAGAATCGACGGTCATTAGGGTTCAATGACAACTATGATCCTAACATCGGTTGGCCTAGTGAGCAGGGGGGGAATCGTCGTCAACTGCTTGGGGGTGGGCCACAAGTCACATTCGGTGGCGAGTACCGATGGCGTTGCTGGTATCAAAGCTACAACACCGAAGGTAACTGTACCTGCCAAAACAACACTGTAGTCATCAACGACGAACTTTTTAGTTGCTCAGCTAACAACTGGTGGAACCGGCCACAGAGTTTCATTGGCTTCAGTGATGATCGCAATACGCTCTACCTAGCTAAGAGCGAACCGGGATATAACAAAACTCCTCATGAAATGCACGATGTCTTGTGGGTACTGGGAGCTCGGTATTCGCTAAAACTGGATGGCGGTGATTCATCAGGGCTATATTTTAACGACGGTGGTTATCAGTTTGCATGGAATAGTAACCGCGCAGTTGCAAATGCTTGGGTAATTGTACCTAGCGCTGCTCCACCGCCGCCCCCGGATTGTCCTCAATCTGGCGGTGTCATCCTCTACAAGCACAACAACTATAATTGTGGTGGTGAAGGAGAGGGAAGTGGCTACGTGATGCGTTCCAGCACCGGTTGGCAGAACGTTCCCGGCTCTTTCAACGACCAAGCTTCCTCCGTCAGGGTTCCATCCGGTTGGTCGGTCAAACTGTACGAACACTCCGATCGCGGCGGCGGCTCCGTTTGCCGCGGCGGCGACGATAGCGACTTTGCTGGTGACACTTTCGAAAACGGGGTTGGTCTGAACGACAATGTTTCCTCTTTTGAAGTATTCGACAATAGCAACTGCGGTTCTGCTCCACCCTGCAACCCGAATCCTGACCAAGTGGCTCTGTACGCAGACCCAAACTATGGTGGTACGTGCAAGATCCTGGGCATTGGTGAATACCCTAATCCAGGTGCGATGGGGTTCGCCAACGACAGCGTTTCCTCTATCAGGGTAGGGAGCAATGTCAAGGCTGTCCTCTGCAGAGATGACAATTATGCCGGCGGCTGTGAAGAGTTCGCTGCCGATGACCCAGATCTCAGCAACAATTCGATTGGCGACAACCAGGTTTCCTCTGCAAAAGTCCAGCCCCGCACTCAACCGCGACCTGACCTGCGTCCCTATGCCCCGCCGGGCTATCCATACCCAGTTGTCCCCTCGTCTGTTCCCGGCACACATGAGGTGAACAGCCTCTATGCCAATCAGCCCACCTACTTTGACTGGCATTTTATCAACAGCGGCGACGCGACCGCCTCTGGCGACTTCCATGTAGAACTCTGGGTGGACACCACGAGATACGTGCGGTATCCCTATTCTAACTACTGCGCCGGCTGTTCAGGAGGATTCGATGATTGGAGCGAGACGATCAACACATCCGGCTGGCATACCGTCCGTCTGATCGCGGATCCTGACAATACGGTCTCTGAGTCAGATGAGAGCAATAATGTCTGGGAACGACAGTTCTACTGGGAGGGCCCAAGCCAGCCAGATCTGATTGTGCAAAGCATCTCCATCAGTCCTGCCAACCCCAGTGTCAACCAACCGATCGTGATGACCGTGGTGATCAAGAACCAGGGCACAGGCACTGCTACTTTGCCCGAAGGGTTGAAGCAGGAGCAGAGACTCCGTCCCGAGGGAGGGCCGGACCAGAGCGACACTACAACGAGTGCGAACTTCTGGACCGATCTGTACCTGGACCGCCAGCCGACGGGCGTTGGAGACTACAATAGCATCTACTACTGGACCACAGGGTCCCTAGCGCCAAACGAAACTGCAGTACTGCAATATACCCATCCTGGCTTCAGCACCCCCGACTCTCACTTCTTATACGCCCAGGTTGATTCGGGCGGGTCAATTGCTGAGAGCAACGAGGGCAACAATATCTATGGGCCGACATACTTCACTGTTAGCTCTCAAGGCCAGGCTCGCGAGTGGGCAGATCTCGATGCCGATGGGAAGAGAGACCTGGTGCTGTGGCGGCCCAGCAACGGCACCTGGTATGCCCTCAAGTCTTCTGCCGGGTACGCCTACGGTAGCAGTTTCACCCGCAGCTGGGGTAAGAGTGGCGATGTACCGATAAGCGGAGACCTGGATGGCGACGGGAAGATGGACCTGGTGCTCTGGCGGCCCAGCAACGGTACTTGGTACGCCCTCAAGTCCTCCGCCGGGTATGCCTATACCAGCAGCTTCACCCGCGGCTGGGGTAAGAACGGCGATGTGCCAGTAAGCGGAGACCTGGACGGCGACGGTAAGATGGACCTGGTGCTGTGGCGGCCCAGCAACGGCACCTGGTACGCCCTCAAGTCCTCCGCCGGGTACGCCTATACTAGCAGCTTCACTCGCACCTGGGGCAAGAACGGCGACGTGCCGGTGGGCGGGGACCTGGATGGGGACGGGAAGATGGACCTGGTGCTCTGGCGGCCCAGTAACGGCACGTGGTACGCCCTCAAGTCCTCTGCCGGGTATGCCTACGGTAGCAGTTTCACCCGCGGCTGGGGGAAGAGTGGGGATATCCCGCTGTAG
- a CDS encoding S8 family serine peptidase, which produces MSKKMQLGVFWGKARLVFLVSLVFTIGMLLCPSMAGADTLSLKPVSKEPTQWSTTDVGMTVAPQEIERPDKGNPKLGSSLNQLLEAHRRGGLIEARAFAMRHGMVFHDEQVQVEVVTYKEGVGGLIDVVETMGGEYQGHYETLLQALMPLNALESLALRPDVQVIREPQRAMTLESTLAGSVNSEGLGPSNASPWHAASYTGTGVKVGIIDVGFLGYTGLLGTDLPSSVTARDYTGTGVGTGTKHGTACAEVIHDMAPSAIMYLSKISTKVELASAVNDLINDGVDIISMSLGWPLDGPGDGTGYLANIVSNARANGIFFTTAAGNEALVHWVGYFRDDGSGNNVWGATQNINWFGPGDGSAYVIPKDYIITVALHWDDWTNVNQDYDMELYRWDGSRWVYVTGSYNWQNGGAGQTPEEYIQLSASSSAAYGVVVRKWSATRDVYLSLDAPKMTHLDEWWEERSLTFPADSPDAMTVGAVDVGTPYALEPYSSRGPTFGPGGVLGDLYTKPDIVGYANVSTVSYGTRGFNGTSAATPHVAGAAALVKDAYPGYSVSQLQGFLEGRAVDQGASGKDNSYGSGRLNLGSPPSSQPDLIVPQIDWTPESPKVGDNMHFTIHVENQGNSNTSPWGQVGVRCFIDSTSIGDQYTSNIAPGTTEFFDFYWTATSGDYTVRAVADYGDFIPESNEGNNERQESFVVSTPSQPDLIVQSISISPANPSVNQPILMTVVINNQGKSQDPLSVGNSTDLYLDYQPRLGQDDWSYSIYGWDRTDPLASGETLELQYTHPGFSAAGSHYLYAEIDEPDLYRETDESNNICGPIYFSVSCPTPGSPSNPSPADNATGVSVNADLDWSDASGATSYDVYFGTPSPPPYHGNTASSSFSLPTLSYSTHYYWQIVAKNSCGETPGPIWDFTTGSCPTPPAPTLSSPANGSTTSNSTPTFVWNSVSGATSYQIQVDDAPSFTSPAIDTTTSNTNYTPASALADGIYYWRVRGHNSCGNGAWSEIWSFTISTVCTVPPAPALSSPENGSTTSNSTPTFTWNAVSSATAYQIQLDNMPYFTLPIRDRTVVGTSWTCDIALPQDTYLWRVRAQNGCGSGSWSEVWTFTVSAPPNRARSDLDADGKRDLVLWRPSNGTWYALKSSAGYAYGSSFTRTWGKSGDVPVGGDLDGDGKMDLVLWRPSNGTWYALKSSAGYAYTSSFTRTWGKNGDIPVGGDLDGDGKMDLVLWRPSNGTWYALKSSAGYAYGSSFTRGWGKSGDVPL; this is translated from the coding sequence TGGTGACATACAAAGAAGGGGTGGGGGGCCTCATAGACGTAGTGGAGACCATGGGAGGAGAGTACCAAGGCCATTATGAGACGCTGCTTCAGGCTTTAATGCCCCTTAACGCTCTAGAGTCTCTAGCCCTACGACCAGATGTACAGGTCATTCGCGAGCCCCAGCGGGCGATGACACTCGAGTCAACGCTGGCCGGGAGCGTTAACAGTGAGGGTCTGGGCCCGTCGAACGCCTCGCCCTGGCATGCGGCCAGCTACACTGGCACGGGAGTGAAAGTAGGGATCATTGACGTCGGCTTCCTAGGATACACGGGGCTGTTGGGGACCGACCTGCCCTCCTCAGTAACCGCGAGGGACTACACCGGCACCGGTGTAGGGACCGGCACTAAGCATGGAACGGCTTGCGCGGAGGTCATCCATGACATGGCCCCCAGTGCAATAATGTACCTGTCCAAAATAAGCACTAAAGTCGAGCTCGCCAGTGCAGTCAACGATCTCATCAATGACGGCGTGGACATTATCTCCATGTCTCTGGGCTGGCCCCTTGATGGGCCCGGTGACGGGACTGGGTATCTGGCAAACATTGTGAGCAACGCCCGGGCGAATGGCATCTTCTTTACTACGGCTGCCGGAAACGAAGCACTGGTGCACTGGGTCGGGTATTTCAGAGACGATGGCTCTGGCAATAACGTGTGGGGGGCTACCCAGAATATCAACTGGTTTGGGCCTGGGGACGGCTCTGCCTATGTCATACCCAAAGACTATATAATTACAGTTGCCCTCCACTGGGACGATTGGACTAACGTCAATCAAGATTACGACATGGAGCTGTACAGGTGGGATGGCTCTCGTTGGGTATATGTAACAGGGTCGTACAACTGGCAGAATGGCGGTGCGGGCCAGACTCCTGAGGAGTACATCCAGCTTTCTGCTTCAAGCAGTGCAGCCTACGGCGTGGTGGTCCGCAAATGGAGTGCCACCCGTGATGTGTACCTTTCTCTAGATGCACCAAAGATGACCCATTTGGACGAATGGTGGGAGGAGCGCAGCCTCACCTTCCCAGCTGATTCGCCGGATGCTATGACAGTGGGTGCTGTTGATGTAGGCACTCCTTACGCCTTGGAACCCTATAGTTCCCGGGGACCCACCTTCGGGCCCGGCGGCGTCCTAGGCGACCTTTACACCAAGCCGGATATCGTAGGCTACGCCAACGTCTCGACGGTGAGCTATGGGACAAGGGGATTTAACGGCACCTCAGCAGCCACACCGCACGTGGCAGGAGCGGCAGCTCTTGTTAAGGATGCGTATCCCGGCTATAGCGTGAGCCAGTTACAGGGCTTTCTCGAGGGCAGGGCCGTCGACCAAGGTGCCTCAGGCAAGGACAACTCGTATGGCTCAGGCAGGCTGAACTTGGGCAGCCCGCCGTCCAGCCAGCCTGACCTGATAGTGCCGCAGATCGATTGGACACCCGAGTCGCCAAAGGTGGGTGACAACATGCACTTCACGATCCACGTAGAGAACCAGGGCAACTCTAACACCAGCCCTTGGGGCCAAGTAGGCGTACGATGCTTCATTGACAGCACCTCAATTGGGGACCAGTACACCAGCAACATCGCTCCGGGGACGACTGAGTTCTTCGACTTCTATTGGACAGCGACCTCGGGCGACTACACTGTGCGCGCGGTAGCTGACTACGGCGATTTCATCCCCGAGAGCAATGAGGGTAACAACGAAAGACAGGAGTCCTTTGTCGTCTCCACACCGAGTCAGCCTGACCTAATAGTGCAGAGCATCTCCATCAGCCCTGCCAACCCCAGCGTCAATCAACCCATCCTTATGACCGTGGTGATCAACAACCAAGGGAAAAGCCAGGATCCATTGAGCGTCGGCAACTCTACCGATTTGTATCTGGACTACCAGCCCAGGCTAGGACAGGATGACTGGAGCTATAGCATCTATGGCTGGGACAGAACAGATCCTCTAGCATCAGGCGAGACTCTCGAGCTCCAATACACCCATCCGGGCTTCAGTGCTGCAGGCTCTCACTATTTGTACGCTGAGATCGACGAGCCTGACCTTTACCGGGAAACGGATGAAAGCAACAACATCTGTGGGCCGATTTACTTCAGCGTCAGTTGTCCCACACCTGGCTCCCCCAGCAACCCTTCGCCGGCAGACAACGCGACTGGGGTCTCGGTTAATGCGGATCTAGACTGGTCAGATGCCAGTGGTGCGACGTCATACGATGTATACTTCGGCACCCCTTCGCCCCCGCCCTACCATGGTAACACTGCCTCTAGTTCCTTCAGCCTGCCCACACTAAGTTACTCGACCCATTACTACTGGCAGATCGTGGCGAAGAACAGCTGTGGAGAGACCCCTGGACCGATCTGGGACTTCACGACCGGCAGTTGTCCGACGCCCCCAGCGCCGACACTGTCGTCCCCCGCCAACGGAAGCACGACCAGCAACAGCACGCCGACGTTTGTTTGGAACAGTGTCAGTGGGGCAACCTCGTACCAGATTCAAGTAGATGACGCTCCAAGTTTCACTTCGCCGGCGATCGACACAACCACCTCGAACACGAACTATACGCCTGCTTCTGCTCTTGCCGATGGTATCTATTACTGGCGGGTGAGGGGGCACAACAGTTGTGGAAACGGAGCCTGGTCTGAGATATGGAGCTTCACCATCTCGACAGTGTGTACTGTGCCACCTGCGCCGGCACTGTCGTCCCCTGAGAATGGCAGCACGACCAGCAACAGCACGCCAACGTTCACTTGGAACGCCGTCAGCAGCGCGACCGCGTACCAGATTCAGCTGGACAATATGCCGTATTTCACTCTTCCAATCCGGGACAGGACGGTTGTCGGCACCAGTTGGACCTGTGACATCGCCCTTCCCCAGGATACGTACCTGTGGCGTGTGCGAGCGCAGAACGGCTGCGGTTCCGGATCATGGTCAGAAGTGTGGACTTTCACGGTAAGTGCTCCACCGAACCGGGCACGGTCCGACCTCGACGCTGATGGGAAGAGAGATCTCGTGCTCTGGCGGCCCAGCAACGGCACCTGGTACGCCCTCAAGTCTTCTGCCGGGTATGCCTACGGTAGCAGTTTCACCCGCACCTGGGGCAAGAGCGGGGATGTGCCGGTGGGCGGCGACCTCGACGGCGATGGGAAGATGGACCTGGTGCTCTGGCGGCCCAGCAACGGTACTTGGTACGCCCTTAAGTCCTCCGCCGGGTACGCTTACACTAGCAGCTTCACCCGCACCTGGGGTAAGAATGGGGATATCCCGGTGGGCGGCGACCTGGACGGCGATGGGAAGATGGACCTGGTGCTCTGGCGGCCCAGCAACGGTACTTGGTACGCCCTCAAGTCTTCTGCCGGGTATGCCTACGGTAGCAGCTTCACTCGCGGCTGGGGGAAGAGCGGGGATGTACCACTGTAG